The following are encoded together in the Salvelinus fontinalis isolate EN_2023a unplaced genomic scaffold, ASM2944872v1 scaffold_0437, whole genome shotgun sequence genome:
- the LOC129846055 gene encoding uncharacterized protein LOC129846055 isoform X3 yields MPSLKIGTCCAPILLSFLRSLTDDQWRVIQHGMKNNLTFEQLSMLCLKIVKVVTQTALRILLPALARIMGVNLRSGATSPESQCSLTGSEDSLGSLDEREKRLLISEMNYWTKERRRNGSAGCRQKSTRRTSSSCWSPKRSQTSLQSLPATREAPLMEEPLKALFGVTEESLLISLVEGHSNPTSSSSSELSCAIVGEVVHQLNSGLSVAIQASSGSFPPMHSQDIATGKEVIRVASVQILAELQSKTSEPEWVGFIEPLMDPVTDDVLDAIVGTMDKMAQDFNILLDLAKKMTILGSKFLTNLQCDLDVECPSGKEETTHFLKETGSSTSVVARKLQTLSSPDFQSKALKAVSTILTRKVSSSSGMAPSSRASSAAPSLTEAPLNTSSTALTSVTSTATVIVKAFVGGMETIASFEGTCEAVDWPVPVNDHKTGSSQKITFSPARTLYGLIRAKLRDLLTLSAREEGVAKDASLQEYSDTLEKATVSTVEVQLPSTKLSRVPSESQTISALCLSNLDTSTQEVLSSVFSIYKSELSKVESKSLDVVSSSNESLEACWLVDGVLSELDDYSISQSSSPNEDLSVSTQCSQLSSEESVRITQSSTSLIQSIKKLSSNDFQTQAEEAVSKVLMRSSQSFITQISHTGLQKSPQAGLSSSSPSEIASMSSQNTASTLVETFVKGMVTIFQKNESTGTVLLERSGKVSQCSHGGSQLDDTELSVKISEEKLWSTAKTICVSMKNTLKDFFTGLKPSGSERTENASSKETLGEILVAIQSEISNLGRMKDSRELLQINDMVGTMLKEVEKSEDDSEEVCQDIPRTCSSLSTSLKGRSSLSSSSKGPRSECELEINLPGTPIPDEVPFDLTCPIVRSSCIDIRDSKMPEISTSDLKTKMMAHTDKPLHRNRPMTDSSRPPSAKASFRSSTPSFTSKGTSLVTKGDGINIEKKEVCIPSSSGHLRELLITLEISSATAFLLQYLMDSSKDDVMCLVTILVIRLLSKIRPSALDGPSQQAADMTETSQQLTRQVLSEFCAASRFSRTQAYSQNLHIHRVFRGVHKNLMEEFGSYNTLQAAISSQDPTFDRVLVKSLTQQLVQGCKEASRPASAATNPSDQAETERGAEQKARRSFLCFSMTKLRINFKRSKRGNKNDCHSVQEQTEIPSTDGHCIAPVGEVSPSISQPIKKRSLIVRVFSAMMKPFRRFTKKNL; encoded by the exons ATGCCTTCTCTCAAGATTGGGACATGCTGTGCCccaatcctcctctctttcctgagGAGTCTAACTGATGA CCAATGGAGAGTGATTCAGCATGGCATGAAAAATAAC CTGACATTCGAGCAGCTCTCCATGCTGTGTCTGAAGATTGTTAAGGTCGTGACCCAGACAGCCCTCCGCATTCTCCTACCAGCGTTAGCTCGTATCATGGGGGTGAACCTGAGGAGTGGGGCAACCTCCCCAGAATCCCAGTGCTCTCTGACAGGGTCTGAGGATTCCTTAGGCAgtctggatgagagagagaaaaggctgcTGATCAGTGAGATGAACTACTGGactaaggagaggaggaggaatggcagTGCAGGGTGCCGCCAAAAATCCACTCGCAGAACCTCATCATCATGCTGGTCGCCTAAGAG GTCCCAGACCTCATTGCAGAGCTTGCCTGCAACTAGAGAGGCTCCCCTCATGGAGGAGCCTCTGAAGGCTCTTTTTGGGGTAACGGAAGAGAGCCTCCTGATATCCCTGGTTGAGGGTCACTCCAACCccacctcctccagctcctccgagTTGAGCTGTGCTATCGTGGGGGAGGTAGTACACCAGCTTAACTCTGGCCTCTCAGTGGCCATTCAGGCCAGCTCGGGGAGTTTCCCCCCTATGCACAGTCAGGACATAGCAACAGGCAAGGAGGTCATTCGGGTAGCCTCGGTGCAGATCCTGGCCGAGCTACAGAGCAAAACGTCTGAGCCAGAGTGGGTAGGGTTTATCGAGCCCCTCATGGACCCTGTGACCGATGATGTGCTGGATGCCATTGTCGGCACAATGGACAAAATGGCACAGGACTTCAACATCCTCTTGGATCTGGCCAAGAAGATGACAATCTTGGGGTCTAAATTTCTGACCAATCTTCAATGTGACCTTGATGTTGAGTGTCCATCTGGGAAAGAAGAAACCACTCACTTTCTCAAAGAGACAGGATCCTCTACCAGTGTGGTGGCCAGAAAGCTTCAGACCCTCTCTAGCCCCGACTTTCAGTCTAAAGCCCTCAAGGCGGTGAGCACCATCCTTACAAGGAAAGTCAGCAGCTCTTCTGGCATGGCTCCTTCCTCACGGGCTTCTAGTGCTGCTCCTAGCCTTACTGAAGCACCCCTGAATACCAGCTCTACAGCCCTGACATCTGTAACCTCCACTGCCACAGTGATTGTTAAGGCATTTGTGGGAGGCATGGAGACGATAGCATCATTTGAAGGCACATGTGAAGCAGTTGATTGGCCAGTTCCTGTAAATGACCACAAAACAGGTTCTTCACAGAAGATAACCTTCTCTCCAGCCCGCACACTCTACGGCCTTATACGAGCAAAGCTGAGGGACCTTTTAACTCTATCCGCTCGAGAAGAAGGTGTGGCTAAGGATGCTTCTCTTCAGGAGTATTCAGACACCCTGGAAAAGGCAACTGTTTCAACTGTTGAGGTCCAGTTACCCAGCACCAAACTTAGTAGAGTTCCCAGTGAGAGCCAAACAAtatcagctctctgtctctccaatcTGGATACCAGTACTCAAGAAGTTCTTAGCAGTGTTTTTTCCATCTACAAGTCAGAGTTATCAAAAGTGGAGAGTAAATCCTTGGACGTTGTCAGTTCATCTAATGAGTCCCTAGAGGCTTGTTGGTTGGTTGATGGTGTCCTATCAGAGCTTGATGACTATAGTATTTCCCAGTCATCCTCACCCAATGAAGACTTGAGTGTGAGTACTCAATGTTCTCAACTGAGCTCAGAAGAGAGTGTCAGAATCACACAGTCCTCTACTAGTCTGATTCAGAGCATTAAGAAGCTCTCCAGCAATGACTTTCAGACTCAGGCAGAAGAGGCAGTGAGTAAAGTGCTGATGAGATCCAGTCAGTCCTTTATCACACAGATCAGCCATACTGGTCTTCAGAAAAGTCCGCAGGCTGGCTTATCATCTAGCTCGCCATCAGAGATTGCCTCCATGTCTTCTCAAAATACAGCCTCTACATTAGTGGAAACCTTTGTCAAAGGAATGGTGACTATTTTCCAGAAAAATGAGTCCACTGGCACTGTGCTACTGGAAAGAAGTGGGAAAGTTTCGCAGTGCTCCCACGGGGGCTCCCAACTGGATGACACTGAATTGAGTGTTAAAATATCAGAGGAGAAGCTTTGGTCAACAGCTAAGACCATCTGCGTCAGTATGAAGAACACACTTAAGGATTTCTTCACAGGGCTGAAGCCATCCGGATCCGAAAGGACAGAAAATGCTTCTTCCAAAGAGACCCTTGGGGAAATCCTGGTTGCTATCCAGAGTGAAATCTCAAACTTAGGGCGAATGAAGGATTCCAGGGAGCTCCTTCAGATCAACGATATGGTAGGAACTATGCTGAAGGAGGTTGAGAAAAGTGAGGATGACAGTGAAGAAGTCTGCCAAGACATCCCTAGAACCTGTTCATCTTTGTCCACTTCTTTAAAGGGTCGTAGTTCCTTGTCCAGCTCTTCAAAGGGTCCTAGGTCAGAGTGTGAGTTAGAGATCAACCTCCCTGGCACTCCCATCCCTGATGAAGTGCCTTTTGATCTGACCTGCCCCATAGTCAGGAGCTCCTGCATCGACATCAGGGACTCTAAAATGCCAGAGATTTCCACAAGTGACCTAAAGACAAAGATGATGGCACACACAGATAAACCCCTGCATCGTAACAGGCCAATGACTGACAGCAGCCGACCACCGAGTGCTAAAGCCTCTTTTCGATCATCCACTCCGTCTTTCACCAGCAAGGGAACCTCTTTGGTAACAAAGGGAGATGGGATTAACATTGAAAAGAAGGAGGTGTGCATCCCCAGCAGCTCTGGCCATCTGAGGGAGCTCTTAATCACCCTGGAAATCAGCAGTGCCACTGCATTCCTACTGCAGTACTTGATGGACTCCAGCAAAGATGATGTCATGTGTTTGGTCACCATACTGGTGATACGGTTGCTATCGAAGATCAGACCCTCAGCCCTAGATGGACCCTCCCAACAGGCAGCAGACATGACAGAAACATCTCAGCAACTCACCAGACAAGTCCTGTCTGAGTTCTGTGCTGCATCCAGATTCTCCAGGACACAGGCATATTCCCAGAACCTGCACATCCACAGGGTGTTCAGAGGTGTACATAAAAACCTCATGGAGGAGTTTGGCTCTTATAACACCCTGCAAGCAGCTATTTCCTCCCAGGACCCTACATTTGACAGAGTCCTGGTAAAGTCCTTGACCCAGCAGCTGGTACAGGGATGCAAGGAGGCGTCAAGACCAGCTTCTGCTGCAACAAACCCATCAGACCaggctgagacagagaggggggctgAGCAGAAAGCAAGAAGGAGCTTCCTTTGCTTTTCAATGACCAAACTCAGGATCAACTTCAAG CGTTCCAAGAGAGGAAACAAAAATGACTGCCATTCAGTCCAGGAACAGACTGAGATTCCCTCTACTGATGGACATTGCATAG ctccagttggagaggtttctccctccatatctcagcCTATCAAAAAACGATCCTTGATTGTCAGGGTCTTTTCAGCAATGATGAAGCCATTCAGGCGCTTCACCAAGAAGAACCTGTAA